The Candidozyma auris chromosome 1, complete sequence genome includes a region encoding these proteins:
- the YVC1 gene encoding Yvc1p: MSIEDDPFFPTGPDSENGQCADPRQVFRIASNLKALIDKVIPTIFDEKEIARPHSAVLNSRVIDLVYRCAGGKGNGVAGTSSHKYRGALVFALLKVTDWYWQQAEYKLSDNELYSLRAVAAQVLAARIIENTKDDEYLFLGMLCHRYSMSINGEDSDPVSALELAVDMHSTIVIGSSGYQRCVKWLWRGWIMQSSSDPHSYVLYKGVASQSIRTHFDPDRIKTPAYQNIVEIGFSILYLILFTIILNAHQTTTTDIDVVEGLFYAFTLGSIIDEITKLYHVGWNYLGFWNAFNDVMYTIIVIAIGFRFSSLRHTGYYREKYDEISFRVLSCASPMMWSRLLLYLDAQQFVGAMIVVIKTMMKESILFFVLLGVVILGFVEGFLGLDNSDGRSEATKHILTALVNAVIGASGFEDVQNLVPPYASILYYIYSFLLQVILMNILIALYSTAYANIVENATDEYFALVAHKTLRYIRAPDTDLYVPPFNLIEWVIFPFSCIVSKSTYKSINRVVMTVVYSPILLYITIDELGNARRVQYNRYKGLPDDANEIDTEWDLTDGYDVDLLISDNGIESRDGEINDAVRQQRLAERKDPEFAADFPKLMKDIDSVVPPVDAANDKGIKWEHYPLYEKLETLTKLVEKLAEENHSLKQKSAEQSDT, from the coding sequence ATGTCGATTGAGGACGATCCGTTTTTCCCTACGGGGCCAGACTCAGAAAATGGCCAATGCGCTGACCCCAGACAGGTATTTCGTATTGCATCCAATTTGAAAGCTTTAATTGATAAAGTTATCCCAACtatttttgatgagaaggagatcGCGAGGCCGCATTCGGCCGTTCTCAATTCCAGAGTGATTGACTTAGTCTACCGCTGTGCCGGTGGTAAGGGCAATGGAGTGGCAGGAACGTCATCTCACAAGTACAGAGGCGCGTTGGTGTTTGCGTTGTTGAAAGTGACGGACTGGTACTGGCAGCAGGCAGAGTATAAGCTTTCCGATAATGAGTTATATCTGTTGAGGGCAGTTGCTGCCCAAGTTTTGGCTGCCAGGATTATTGAAAACACAAAAGATGACGAGTATTTGTTTTTGGGCATGCTTTGTCACAGGTATCTGATGAGCATCAATGGAGAGGACTCTGACCCTGTGAGTGCTTTGGAGTTGGCGGTTGATATGCACCTGACTATTGTGATAGGCTCTTCAGGCTATCAGAGATGTGTGAAATGGCTCTGGAGAGGTTGGATCATGCAATCTTCAAGCGATCCACATTCATATGTGCTTTACAAAGGTGTTGCCTCGCAGTCGATCAGAACTCACTTTGATCCCGACAGAATCAAGACCCCAGCTTACCAGAATATAGTTGAGATTGGTTTCAGTATCCTTTATTTGATCCTCTTCACTATAATTTTGAACGCTCATcagacaacaacaacagatATCGATGTCGTGGAGGGCTTGTTTTATGCATTCACTCTTGGTTCAATAATTGACGAGATAACAAAGCTTTATCATGTGGGATGGAATTACCTTGGTTTCTGGAACGCATTTAATGACGTAATGTACACAATTATTGTCATTGCTATTGGTTTTCGATTCAGTTCCTTGAGGCACACAGGCTACTATAGGGAGAAGTATGACGAAATCAGCTTTCGTGTGTTATCGTGCGCATCTCCAATGATGTGGTCACGTCTTTTACTATACTTGGATGCCCAGCAGTTCGTCGGTGCCATGATCGTTGTGATCAAGacaatgatgaaagagTCTATCTTGTTTTTTGTATTACTAGGAGTCGTGATTCTTGGGTTCGTGGAAGGCTTCTTGGGCTTGGACAATTCCGATGGTAGAAGCGAAGCCACCAAGCATATCTTGACGGCATTGGTGAATGCTGTGATCGGTGCATCCGGgtttgaagatgttcaGAACTTGGTGCCTCCATATGCCCTGATTCTCTACTACATCTACTcattccttcttcaagtcatcTTGATGAACATTCTTATTGCATTGTACTCCACCGCTTACGCCAATATCGTTGAGAATGCCACTGATGAGTACTTTGCCTTGGTTGCACACAAGACTTTACGGTACATTCGTGCGCCTGACACCGACTTGTATGTCCCACCTTTTAATTTGATTGAATGGGTTATCTTTCCCTTTTCTTGTATCGTGTCGAAGAGTACATACAAGCTGATCAACCGGGTTGTCATGACTGTGGTGTACTCCCCTATCCTCCTATACATCACCATTGATGAGCTTGGAAATGCAAGAAGAGTCCAGTATAATCGCTATAAGGGACTCCCTGACGACGCCAATGAGATCGACACTGAATGGGATCTCACGGACGGCTACGACGTTGATTTGTTGATAAGTGACAACGGAATTGAATCGAGGGATGGCGAGATCAATGATGCTGTCAGGCAACAACGTCTTGCCGAAAGGAAAGATCCAGAGTTTGCCGCAGACTTCCCAAAATTAATGAAGGACATTGACAGTGTAGTACCACCTGTGGATGCTGCGAACGACAAAGGTATTAAATGGGAACACTACCCACTCTACGAGAAACTCGAGACTTTGACTAAATTGGTTGAGAAGCTAGCTGAAGAAAACCACAGtctcaagcaaaaaagCGCTGAGCAATCCGATACTTAG
- the MDM34 gene encoding ERMES complex subunit: MSFKVNWNTLETDSLRSWTTELLTDALNSGRRPNILASDIQIKDLNFGKVAPDFEILEIGELDKDRFRGIFKISYSGDFHLTLHTKVQANPLKIYCDNSQEKEVSSLQSFVTPDFLLSVEPFNLPLDLKLSDIKISGIGIIVFSKSKGLTLVFRNDPLDSIKVSSTFDTVQVLANFLQKQIETQIRDLFRETLPTLLHKLSLKYVSALTPNEVMNNIKDHLNSPAYSNSLDFSESQTISSNNLRRLASLYSSRETLNLNVPKFRRIVQRNSLEKFNKHLYPNLVNSLYSKLDIDTPVAATNSNNCVPVELFAQDNFSSVECIVKEISSIQGKSFKSVNSNEKTSPKRRTIKMGSKMRKKKQSIEQPASSPAVQDSSMLRSTTMSKTATEYCDSSSDTFVDEESSARVEQPTPKQDFNKRPPLVIHYNHLAHNPLSGCPSPLSSNSSFIGGVGIGNPSFSLAHAPPISTSPIGKKEKSEEVKARELKVKKSLNHIDIGRINEKLQMHLSERKPPSESADKRHYEGEEVEAPPPPYHHITT, translated from the coding sequence ATGTCATTTAAAGTCAACTGGAACACCCTAGAAACGGACTCGTTACGTTCGTGGACCACAGAGTTGCTAACTGACGCCTTAAACTCGGGGAGAAGACCTAACATTCTAGCGTCAGATATCCAGATCAAAGACCTCAATTTCGGCAAAGTGGCTCCTGATTTCGAGATATTAGAAATTGGAGAGCTCGACAAGGATAGGTTCAGAGGGATCTTCAAAATTAGCTATTCTGGAGACTTCCACTTGACCCTTCATACTAAAGTGCAAGCGAACCCGTTGAAGATCTACTGCGACAATTCTcaggagaaggaagtgtCGTCGCTCCAGTCGTTCGTTACTCCTGACTTTCTATTATCGGTTGAACCGTTCAATCTTCCTCTAGATCTAAAGTTGAGTGACATCAAGATTTCTGGGATCGGCATCATTGTGTTCTCCAAGAGCAAGGGATTAACTTTGGTCTTCCGCAACGACCCACTTGACTCCATCAAGGTGAGTTCCACATTTGATACGGTCCAGGTTCTAGCTAATTTCTTGCAGAAGCAGATTGAGACTCAAATCAGGGATTTGTTCAGGGAAACGTTGCCCACTCTTTTGCATAAGCTCAGCTTGAAGTATGTTTCTGCTCTTACTCCTAACGAGGTGATGAATAACATAAAAGATCATTTGAATTCGCCGGCATACTCAAATAGCTTGGATTTCTCCGAGTCACAGACTATCTCATCCAACAATTTGAGACGCCTTGCAAGTCTTTACAGCTCAAGGGAAACTCTCAATTTGAATGTTCCCAAGTTTAGGCGCATCGTGCAGAGAAACAGTCTAGAAAAGTTCAACAAGCATCTCTATCCAAACTTGGTCAACTCGTTGTACTCCAAGTTGGATATCGACACACCTGTAGCTGCAACcaacagcaacaattgTGTTCCTGTTGAACTTTTCGCTCAAGATAACTTTTCCAGTGTCGAATGTATTGTCAAGGAGATATCTAGTATCCAAGGAAAGTCCTTCAAATCGGTCAACAGCAACGAGAAGACGTCACCCAAGAGAAGAACGATTAAGATGGGTAGCAAGatgaggaaaaagaagcagagtATTGAACAGCCAGCTTCAAGCCCAGCGGTACAGGACTCCTCGATGCTTAGATCGACGACCATGTCTAAGACCGCTACAGAGTACTGCGACTCGTCGTCTGACACCTTTGTGGATGAGGAATCTTCTGCTAGAGTCGAACAACCTACACCCAAGCaagacttcaacaagcgTCCACCTTTGGTTATTCATTACAATCATCTTGCGCACAACCCTTTAAGCGGATGCCCTTCTCCCTTGAGCTCGAACTCTTCTTTTATCGGCGGTGTAGGCATCGGGAACCCATCGTTCTCATTAGCCCATGCCCCACCTATCTCTACCTCGCCAATAGGTAAAAAGGAGAAATCAGAGGAAGTGAAGGCAAGAGAACTCAAAGTAAAGAAGTCTTTGAATCATATCGATATTGGAAGGATCAATGAGAAATTACAAATGCATTTGAGTGAGCGGAAGCCACCTTCAGAGTCTGCGGACAAGCGACACTACGAGGGcgaggaagttgaagcgCCTCCACCACCATATCACCATATCACCACATAA
- the CHS7 gene encoding Chs7p translates to MLPLCSVVGSVNGTSVFEKGIVPSCYPRPVELANTMIFNLGSAFIHFGALLVVLIIIFNVRSKYTAIGRSELLHFFYLYLALTISSLVVDCGVTPPGSSSYAWFVALQLGIVGALCISLLYNGFTCFQFWEDGSTRSMWVLRIISIVWFVVNFIVAMATFKSWGPALNDRSTTALFVVSYVLNAIILALYVVSQLVLVFFALDSWWHLGAIVLFCFFFIVGQVLMYAVNKQICEGTKHYVDGVFFATACNLFAVMMIYKFWDMITVDDLEFSVANVEQGVTAFGEQEKRYSTLF, encoded by the coding sequence ATGCTTCCACTATGTTCGGTAGTTGGCTCTGTCAATGGCACCTCTGTGTTCGAGAAGGGGATAGTGCCTAGCTGCTACCCTAGGCCTGTCGAGTTGGCCAACACCATGATATTTAATTTGGGCTCAGCCTTCATTCACTTTGGTGCTCTATTGGTGGTGCTTAtaatcatcttcaacgtcaGAAGCAAATACACCGCTATTGGCAGGTCTGAGCTTCTCCACTTTTTCTACTTATACTTGGCCTTGACTATCAGCTCGCTTGTGGTTGATTGCGGAGTGACTCCTCCAGGGTCCTCCAGTTACGCCTGGTTTGTTGCGCTTCAGCTAGGTATTGTGGGTGCCTTGTGTATTTCATTGCTATATAATGGTTTCACCTGTTTTCAGTTCTGGGAGGATGGCCTGACTCGGTCGATGTGGGTATTGCGAATCATCAGTATTGTGTGGTTTGTGGTGAACTTTATTGTGGCCATGGCCACCTTCAAACTGTGGGGCCCAGCTTTGAACGACCGCTCAACTACTGCGCTTTTCGTTGTTTCATACGTGCTAAATGCCATCATTTTGGCACTCTACGTGGTGTCTCAGCTTGTACTCGTGTTCTTTGCCCTTGACTCGTGGTGGCACTTGGGCGCCATTGTTTTgttctgctttttcttcattgtgGGGCAAGTTCTCATGTACGCTGTTAACAAGCAGATATGCGAAGGCACGAAACACTACGTCGATGGTGTGTTCTTCGCTACAGCATGCAACTTGTTCGCTGTCATGATGATCTATAAATTCTGGGACATGATCACAGTAGACGACCTCGAGTTTTCTGTTGCAAACGTGGAGCAAGGCGTCACTGCCTTTGGTGAGCAGGAAAAGAGGTATAGTACACTTTTTTAG
- the RGD1 gene encoding GTPase-activating protein RGD1, whose amino-acid sequence MSPQETPEQSEGSKLLESETIKTFMNTDGALEVLLARLKRSLGTGEEFAKYVKRKAQIEDDHYSQLRKYASNVRGNLKNTKNKNDSFSSKLDEIIEFDEKLYSVGSSYVKALNTMHDEIVSLNHTVDRSRKNIKDEVKRKEKECADSIQMAEKAKQKYYHCCEDLERLKMSDPNKKTFLKSKPEEEELQRKVDLADQEYKNKVSACKKLKDEMLMIYRPTNTKKLKNLILEMDIALNVQLQKFATWSETLVMNSGVLISPLQDNKPSMKALAASIDNELDLYNYISKNSNNPSNKSLTPVEYTPHPSFAKHTKPAKPFFNNANSSNNVNSANNSTNKNLGSNLAPTQSSQSQTLKSQSQTNLNSEPKGNATPAESTSSTFTYSSLDPSTHQSDLTGPKSLSQVSQYAQPTFGVSIEDVIQYAGIDNVPLVVKRCIEIIENYGLDIEGIYRTSGNKTTVQQLKESIDSNFANYLMIGHNIDPNNVMDADIYCTASLMKIYFASLPEPLLTSACYQSFIETVKSTDETFIAKKLHHLVYNLPDGAYFTLRALIFHLNKVAAHQHNNRMTAKSLAIIWGPAILNDNSMSPQDLSYKTKVVEELMLIANEIFDADE is encoded by the coding sequence ATGAGTCCTCAAGAAACGCCCGAGCAGTCAGAGGGCTCTAAGCTCTTGGAGCTGGAGACAATTAAAACGTTTATGAACACTGATGGTGCTCTCGAGGTGCTTTTGGCCAGGCTTAAGCGATCTCTTGGTACCGGCGAAGAGTTCGCCAAGTATGTCAAGAGAAAGGcacaaattgaagatgatcacTACAGTCAGCTTAGAAAATACGCTTCCAACGTTCGTGGGAATTTGAAAAACACcaagaacaaaaatgacTCGTTCTCTTCGAAACTAGACGAGATCATCGAGTTTGACGAGAAACTCTACTCTGTGGGGTCCTCGTACGTGAAAGCGTTGAACACGATGCACGATGAGATTGTCTCCTTAAACCATACGGTGGACCGATCACGTAAGAACATAAAGGATGaggtgaagagaaaggaaaaggagTGTGCCGACTCTATTCAGATGGCTGAGAAGGCGAAACAAAAATACTACCACTGCTGTGAAGACTTGGAGCGGTTGAAGATGTCGGACCCCAATAAAAAGACATTTCTCAAAAGTAAACctgaagaggaagaattgCAGAGAAAAGTGGACTTGGCCGATCAAGAATACAAGAACAAAGTTTCCGCttgcaaaaagttgaaggatgagatgttgatgatctACAGACCAACgaacacaaaaaaattgaagaatttaATATTGGAAATGGATATTGCCTTAAATGTTCAGCTACAAAAGTTTGCCACCTGGAGCGAAACACTTGTAATGAATTCAGGTGTCTTAATTAGCCCATTGCAGGACAACAAGCCATCAATGAAAGCCCTCGCTGCTAGCATTGACAATGAACTCGACTTGTACAACTATATCTCGAAAAACTCCAACAATCCAAGCAACAAGCTGTTAACCCCCGTCGAATACACACCACACCCTTCGTTCGCAAAACACACAAAGCCTGCTAAGCCATTCTTTAACAACGCCAATAGCAGCAACAATGTCAACTCTGCAAACAACTCGACTAATAAGAATCTCGGCTCTAACTTGGCTCCGACACAATCACTGCAATCTCAAACCCTCAAGAGCCAAAGTCAGACTAATCTAAACTCTGAACCCAAAGGTAATGCAACTCCGGCAGAGAGTACATCCAGTACATTTACCTATAGTTCATTGGACCCAAGCACTCATCAAAGTGACTTAACTGGCCCCAAGTCTTTGAGTCAAGTCAGTCAATATGCTCAACCTACCTTTGGCGTTTCCATCGAGGATGTCATTCAGTACGCAGGTATCGACAACGTTCCGCTAGTTGTTAAAAGGTGCATAGAGATTATCGAGAATTATGGTCTAGATATTGAAGGCATTTATCGAACTAGTGGTAACAAGACTACTGTTCAGCAGCTTAAGGAGTCAATTGACTCGAACTTTGCTAACTATTTAATGATTGGCCATAACATAGATCCAAACAACGTGATGGATGCTGATATATACTGCACGGCTTCCCTTATGAAGATATATTTCGCTTCCCTTCCGGAACCTCTTTTGACATCAGCTTGTTACCAATCCTTCATCGAAACAGTCAAATCAACTGACGAGACATTCATTGCGAAGAAATTGCATCATTTGGTGTATAACTTACCCGATGGTGCTTACTTCACCTTAAGAGCTTTGATATTTCATTTGAATAAGGTGGCCGCTCATCAGCATAATAATCGCATGACCGCTAAGTCTTTGGCCATCATTTGGGGACCAGCGATCCTCAACGATAACTCGATGTCTCCACAGGACTTGAGCTATAAGACAAAGGTCGTCGAAGAGTTGATGCTAATTGCTAACGAAATCTTTGACGCTGATGAGTAA
- a CDS encoding chromatin-remodeling ATPase ISW1: MSEEFTPASSNGWTPSVQHNRTKYFAPDTKPRIDVDDTVKKFKYLLGLTDLFQHFIDSKAKKDPVFAQVIDKMHESQPKNNAGRRRKTEKEEDAELLDDEQDTPTITEFTESPSYIQGELRPYQIQGLNWLVSLYENNLSGILADEMGLGKTLQTISFLGYLRYMRGINGPHLVVAPKSTLDNWGREFARWTPKVNVFVLQGDKDERQDLIQNRLLQCDFDVVIASYEIVIREKASFRKFAWEYIVIDEAHRIKNEESLLSQIIRLFHSKNRLLITGTPLQNNLHELWALLNFILPDVFGDSDAFDQWFSSTGDNKEEQDDNVVAQLHKVLKPFLLRRIKSDVEKSLLPKQELNVYVKMTDMQRKWYQKLLEKDIDAVNGANGKKESKTRLLNIVMQLRKCCNHPYLFEGAEPGPPYTTDEHLVFNAQKMIILDKLLKKFQKEGSRVLIFSQMSRMLDILEDYCMFRSFQYCRIDGQTDHADRVEAIDEYNKPGSSKFVFLLTTRAGGLGINLTTADIVILFDSDWNPQADLQAMDRAHRIGQTKQVKVFRFVTENAIEEKVLERAAQKLRLDQLVIQQGRNSGGVAQQSGKGASKDQLLDMIQHGAAEIFKAKEGDGVSNTDVDIEALLADSEKKTLELNKKYAKLDLNALQNFTNDESVYEWNGENFKKKEPTAITNIGHAWINPGKRERKENYSIDMYYKDVLKSGSRSTPRSGPKPPKQLNIYDHQFFPPKLMELHDMERDYYKKQTGYKVPLKKGTPKDLAQRELEQKLEQEEIENSRPLTEEEKALKEELLTQGFSNWNRKDFIHFIAVSTKYGRNAISMIAAEFEDKTIEEVREYARKFWSSYEEIEGFEKYIHQIELGEEKVNRVKLQKESIRRKVSSYKYPLQELVLKYPPAQTNKRTFTDEEDRFLIVQMYRFGLDRPDLYERIRDAIRSSPLFRFDFFFLSRTTAEISRRCSTLIACVFKEIHPNEAAASKSASKSGGVSNGTKRKEENKITTNKKRKR; the protein is encoded by the exons ATGAGTGAAGAATTTACTCCTGCTTCATCC AATGGATGGACCCCTCTGGTTCAACATAACCGAACAAAGTACTTTGCTCCCGACACAAAACCACGAATCGACGTGGATGACACcgtcaagaagttcaaatACTTGCTTGGTCTAACCGACTTGTTCCAACATTTCATCGATTCaaaggcaaagaaagacCCCGTGTTTGCGCAAGTTATAGATAAGATGCACGAAAGTCAACCAAAGAACAACGCAgggaggagaagaaagactgagaaagaagaagatgcagaGTTGTTGGATGATGAACAAGATACGCCTACCATCACAGAGTTTACCGAAAGTCCGAGCTACATCCAAGGTGAACTTCGCCCGTACCAGATCCAAGGTTTGAATTGGTTGGTTTCGCTTTACGAGAATAATCTCTCTGGTATTTTGGCTGACGAAATGGGGTTGGGTAAAACGTTGCAGACAATATCTTTCTTGGGCTACTTGCGATACATGCGTGGGATCAACGGGCCACACTTGGTTGTTGCTCCAAAATCTACTTTAGACAACTGGGGCAGAGAATTCGCAAGATGGACTCCGAAGGTAAATGTGTTTGTCCTTCAAGGAGACAAAGATGAAAGACAAGATTTGATACAAAATCGATTACTACAGTGTGATTTTGACGTTGTGATTGCATCCTATGAGATTGTGATACGTGAAAAGGCATCTTTTAGAAAGTTTGCATGGGAGTATATCGTCATTGATGAGGCTCACAGAATTAAAAATGAAGAGTCCTTACTCTCTCAAATAATTCGTCTTTTCCATTCAAAAAACCGTCTTTTAATTACAGGAACGCCTTTACAAAATAATTTGCACGAGCTATGGGCATTGCTCAATTTCATATTGCCAGATGTATTTGGCGATTCAGATGCGTTTGATCAATGGTTCAGCTCCACTGGTGATAATAAGGAGGAACAAGACGATAATGTCGTTGCACAATTGCACAAGGTCCTTAAACCTTTTTTGTTGCGTCGTATAAAGTCTGATGTCGAAAAGTCACTTTTGCCTAAACAAGAATTAAATGTATATGTGAAGATGACTGAcatgcaaagaaaatggtaccaaaaacttcttgagaaagacATTGATGCGGTCAACGGCGCAAACGGCAAAAAGGAATCAAAGACAAGGTTGTTGAATATTGTCatgcaattgagaaaaTGTTGCAATCATCCATACTTGTTTGAGGGCGCAGAGCCAGGGCCCCCTTACACGACCGATGAGCACTTGGTCTTCAATGCCCAGAAGATGATTATTTTggacaagcttttgaaaaagttcCAAAAAGAGGGTTCTCGGGTATTGATCTTCTCGCAGATGTCTAGAATGTTAGATATTCTTGAAGACTATTGCATGTTCCGTTCATTCCAATACTGCCGAATTGATGGTCAAACAGATCATGCTGACCGTGTTGAGGCTATTGACGAATACAACAAACCAGGGTCGTCAAAGTTTGTTTTTTTATTGACAACCAGGGCAGGTGGTTTAGGCATCAACTTGACTACCGCCGACATTGTTATCTTGTTTGATAGCGATTGGAATCCGCAAGCCGACTTACAAGCCATGGATAGAGCTCATAGAATTGGCCAAACGAAGCAAGTCAAGGTTTTCCGCTTTGTCACCGAAAATGCGATCGAAGAAAAGGTGCTTGAGAGAGCTGCCCAGAAATTGCGCTTGGATCAGTTGGTTATTCAGCAAGGTAGAAATAGCGGAGGAGTTGCACAACAAAGCGGTAAAggtgcttcaaaagatcaattgTTAGACATGATCCAGCATGGAGCAGCAGAGATCTTCAAGGCTAAAGAGGGCGATGGAGTCAGCAACACTGATGTCGACATTGAGGCATTGCTCGCTGATtctgagaagaagacattAGAGCTTAACAAGAAGTACGCAAAGCTTGATTTGAATGCTTTACAAAACTTCACGAATGACGAATCTGTTTACGAGTGGAACGGTGAAAATTTTAAGAAAAAGGAACCGACTGCAATAACTAACATTGGACATGCCTGGATAAACCCCggcaaaagagaaagaaaagagaattaTTCCATCGACATGTACTACAAAGACGTCTTGAAATCTGGAAGCAGGTCAACGCCGAGATCAGGACCCAAACCTCCGAAACAACTAAACATCTACGATCATCAATTCTTTCCGCCAAAACTCATGGAACTTCATGACATGGAACGGGATTACTATAAGAAGCAGACTGGTTATAAGGTTCCTCTCAAAAAGGGCACACCCAAGGATCTTGCTCAAAGAGAGCTAGAACAGAAGCtcgagcaagaagaaatcgagaATTCTAGGCCATTgactgaagaagagaaagccctcaaagaagaacttTTGACGCAAGGATTCTCAAATTGGAACAGGAAGGATTTTATTCATTTCATTGCCGTCTCCACTAAGTACGGGCGTAATGCGATCTCGATGATTGCGGCGGAGTTTGAAGATAAAACGATTGAGGAGGTGAGAGAGTACGCGAGGAAATTTTGGCTGAGCTACGAGGAGATTGAAGGTTTTGAGAAGTACATTCATCAAATTGAGcttggtgaagaaaaggTGAATCGTGTGAAACTACAAAAAGAGAGCATTCGCCGTAAAGTGTCAAGCTACAAGTACCCACTCCAGGAGCTTGTATTAAAATACCCACCTGCCCAAACTAATAAGAGAACATTCACAGACGAAGAGGACAGATTCTTGATTGTCCAAATGTACAGATTTGGTCTTGATAGACCCGATCTATATGAAAGAATCAGAGACGCTATTCGTCTGAGTCCATTGTTCCgatttgatttcttctttttgtcaaGGACAACGGCAGAGATCTCCAGAAGATGTAGCACGTTGATAGCGTGCGTCTTTAAAGAGATCCATCCTAATGAAGCTGCCGCAAGCAAATCGGCATCTAAAAGTGGTGGCGTGAGTAATGGCaccaagagaaaagaagagaacaaaaTCACGACAAACAAGAAGCGCAAGAGGTAA
- a CDS encoding glutathione peroxidase: MSAFHKLTTLDSRSQLYSFDSLKGKVVLVVNVASLCGFSHQYDDLEKLYQKYHSKGLEILAFPCNQFGGQEPEDADALERVIRDKFNCTFPIMRKCTVNGDDTNPVYIYLKSQKRGHLGFEGILWNFEKFLIDKNGNVRHRYVSGVSPLQLQPVIESLLGEA; encoded by the coding sequence ATGCTGGCATTTCACAAGTTGACTACCCTAGATAGTCGTCTGCAATTGTATAGCTTCGACTCGTTGAAAGGGAAAGTTGTGCTCGTCGTCAATGTCGCGTCTCTTTGTGGCTTCTCTCACCAATATGAtgatttggagaagctaTATCAGAAATATCATTCCAAAGGTTTGGAGATTCTAGCGTTTCCTTGCAATCAATTTGGTGGCCAGGAACCTGAAGACGCCGACGCTCTCGAGAGAGTCATTAGAGATAAGTTTAACTGCACGTTCCCAATCATGAGAAAGTGCACTGTCAATGGCGACGATACGAACCCCGTGTACATATATTTGAAACTGCAAAAGCGTGGTCACTTGGGCTTTGAAGGCATACTATGGAACTTCGAAAAGTTCTTGATCGACAAAAACGGAAACGTGAGACACAGATATGTTTCTGGCGTGAGCCCTTTACAACTACAACCCGTCATTGAATCACTACTAGGTGAAGCATGA